From one Solanum stenotomum isolate F172 chromosome 12, ASM1918654v1, whole genome shotgun sequence genomic stretch:
- the LOC125849471 gene encoding G-type lectin S-receptor-like serine/threonine-protein kinase At1g11330, translated as MKNSTAQLLDSGNLVLKDNSNGRVLWESFQYPTDSLLQLMKMGTDKRTNTTTLLNSWGSPDDPSVGSFSAGIQHQYIPQFLIWKNSSPYWRGGPWNKQIYIGLPEMNSFYLYGIDLVIDNTGTAYQTYSDPNQSRILYYSLNSTGSDQEKVWDQSKKDWVVTWANPRT; from the coding sequence ATGAAGAATTCCACAGCTCAGCTCTTGGACTCTGGAAACTTAGTCTTGAAAGACAACTCAAATGGGAGAGTTCTATGGGAAAGCTTTCAATATCCTACGGATTCTCTCTTACAGCTCATGAAAATGGGCACTGATAAGCGTACTAACACAACAACTCTCCTGAACTCATGGGGGAGTCCTGATGATCCATCCGTTGGGAGCTTTTCAGCTGGAATTCAACATCAATACATTCCTCAGTTTCTTATTTGGAAAAACAGTTCTCCTTACTGGCGGGGTGGTCCATGGAATAAACAGATATACATAGGATTACCAGAAATGAATTCTTTCTATCTCTATGGTATTGACCTAGTAATTGATAATACTGGCACAGCATACCAAACTTATTCAGACCCAAATCAGTCTAGGATACTCTATTATTCCTTGAATTCAACAGGGTCTGACCAGGAGAAGGTTTGGGATCAAAGTAAGAAGGATTGGGTGGTAACATGGGCAAATCCCCGAACATAG
- the LOC125849470 gene encoding G-type lectin S-receptor-like serine/threonine-protein kinase At1g11330: MLAKHRERKRKNEALLREASPKFYQEGMSKDDINQVKIEDITLYSFDMLANATDSFHSASKLGQGGFGPVYKGQLPDGQEIAVKRLSQSSGQGLQEFMNEVVVISRLQHRNLVRLLGCCTERGEKMLVYDFMPNRSLDAYLFGSHQEKFLDWSKRTIIIEGTGRGLLYLHRDSRLRIIHRDLKASNILLDEYLNPKISDFGMARIFGGNQDQARTIRVVGTYGYMAPEYAMYGRFSEKSDVYSFGVLILEIVSGRKNSSFYDDEDELTLLAYAWKLWNENNIIKLIDPKIFDSSFEKQMVRCVHIGLLCVQEYAEDRPNVSTVLSMLTSDIAELPTPKQPAFTGGHASPQQGFCKSQGSVNADTITVLEPR; encoded by the exons ATGTTGGCTAAGCACAGAG AAAGGAAGAGGAAAAATGAAGCACTCTTAAGAGAAGCATCTCCAAAATTTTACCAAGAAGGAATGAGTAAAGATGACATCAACCAAGTCAAAATTGAAGACATTACCTTGTACAGCTTTGACATGTTAGCGAATGCCACTGACAGTTTTCACTCAGCTAGCAAGCTGGGGCAAGGAGGCTTTGGTCCAGTCTACAAA GGACAATTGCCAGATGGACAAGAAATTGCAGTAAAAAGGCTTTCACAGTCTTCTGGTCAGGGGCTACAGGAGTTTATGAATGAGGTCGTTGTGATTTCTAGACTACAACATCGTAATCTTGTTAGACTCCTTGGCTGTTGCACAGAGAGAGGGGAAAAGATGCTGGTTTATGATTTCATGCCAAATAGAAGCTTAGATGCATATCTTTTTG GTTCACACCAGGAAAAGTTCCTTGATTGGAGTAAACGAACCATCATTATTGAAGGAACTGGTCGAGGCCTCCTTTACCTTCACAGAGACTCAAGACTACGAATTATTCATAGAGATCTGAAGGCAAGCAATATCCTGTTGGATGAATACCTAAACCCAAAGATTTCGGATTTTGGCATGGCGAGGATTTTTGGAGGCAATCAAGACCAGGCACGCACTATAAGAGTTGTTGGCACATA TGGTTACATGGCCCCTGAATATGCAATGTACGGAAGATTCTCAGAAAAATCAGATGTCTACAGCTTCGGTGTGTTGATATTGGAAATTGTCAGTGGAAGGAAGAACTCTAGTTtttatgatgatgaagatgaacTGACTCTACTTGCATAT GCATGGAAGTTGTGGAATGAAAACAATATCATAAAATTGATAGACCCCAAAATATTTGATTCAAGCTTCGAAAAACAGATGGTGAGATGTGTACATATTGGATTATTATGTGTTCAAGAATATGCAGAAGATAGGCCAAATGTCTCCACAGTTCTGTCGATGCTCACGAGTGATATCGCTGAACTACCTACTCCTAAACAACCTGCATTTACCGGAGGACATGCTTCACCACAGCAAGGATTTTGTAAAAGCCAAGGGTCCGTGAATGCTGATACCATAACTGTACTGGAACCACGATAG